The DNA region GTCCAAGCGCATCCCGGCGCGCCGCAAACCGGGGCTGGCCGAACGTGTTCGCCGCCCCCTGCGGGTGTTGGAGGGCAACCCGCAGCCCGTCGGCGTATCCGGCATGAGAGGGCGGCGGTGATCTGCATCCCGTATTTCAGTGGCGCCGGGCACACCGCGTTACTGGCGCGCGCAATCGCGGAGGGTGCGCAGGAGGCGCATGTGATGGATATCACGACGTTGGCGACCAAGGATTGGGACGCGCTCGACCGGGCATCGGTGATTGTCTTTGGTGCGCCGACCTACATGGGATCAACCGCCGCGCGCTTTGATCAATTTCTGGAAGAGGCCGCCGCCACGCGCTGGGATACGGGCCGTTGGCGCGACAAGCTGGCCGGTGGGTTCACGGTCGCCAGCCACGGATCGGGCGACAAGGGCGTCGCCTTGCAGCGGATCAACACCTATGCCGCACAGATGGGGATGGTCTGGGTCGGACAGGCCGAGATCGGCGCGCCGGTGAAACCGGACCGTGCGGGGATCAACCGCGATGGGTCCTGGTTGGGCCTGATGGCCACGTCGTCGCGCGACAAAAGTGTGATGGTGGAGAATGGCGATCTGGAGACCGCGCGGCACTATGGCGCGCGCCTTGCGATGGCTGCGCGCCGTTGGGGCTGAACGGGCCCTGATCTGTGCAAAAATGGAGGGTTCCGACACGCAATCCGCCAAGAATCGCACGATTGGAGGCCTGAAAATGCACGGGCAAAGCGCCGCATCGCAGCAAGATACGTCTAAGGTGCTGATATGTATTGATTTTCAACCTAAGCGGAGGCTGGTCAGGATGGTTGCAGCATTGCAAACCCTCTGCTACACCGCGCTCGATTTACCGGGGAACGGGCGGATGTATGCCGCCCTGACACGACCAGATACGGGATGGCACACAGCCTTTTCCGAGAGAATGTCGTGCAACTGAAAGGGTTGATGTGAGCGAACCTGCTTCAATCTCGACCGGCATCGCCG from Jannaschia sp. CCS1 includes:
- a CDS encoding flavodoxin family protein — protein: MICIPYFSGAGHTALLARAIAEGAQEAHVMDITTLATKDWDALDRASVIVFGAPTYMGSTAARFDQFLEEAAATRWDTGRWRDKLAGGFTVASHGSGDKGVALQRINTYAAQMGMVWVGQAEIGAPVKPDRAGINRDGSWLGLMATSSRDKSVMVENGDLETARHYGARLAMAARRWG